A window from Candidatus Nitrospira neomarina encodes these proteins:
- a CDS encoding DUF2254 domain-containing protein: MPAWVSNWLNKLRASLWLIPTCMAIAAIFLSLAVPYLDVFFSPKKIDSLQWLSNMGPEGAMTLLSTIAGSMITIAGVVFSITIVALTLASGQFGPRLLGNFLRDRGNQVVLGTFVATFLYCLLVLRTIHMDPNGYTPYWGTLVGLILAVCSLGVLIYFMHHIAVSIQAPNLIAAVYGELEEDLTRLFPERLGMEEENEANKTRIPSIMSRIEKEGMEIQAEIGGYLQAIENDALMQIAREQNLVIFLHYRPGHFITKGASLAKVLALGPMADVVTQHINKQMICGSNRTQEQDIEFSVLQLVEVAVRALSPGINDPFTCIQCIDHLSAILCQLGQRKFPSPFRYDPEGVLRVIAPSVTFEGVMNAAFNQIRQHGKGNVAVIICLLEGLGRIGETLERNEDRVAILCHVEMVQRGSRESIQEKNDLEAVEDRCRQVMASLSMGESRSSLLMDKILHILP; encoded by the coding sequence ATGCCGGCTTGGGTATCAAATTGGTTGAATAAACTCCGTGCGAGTCTCTGGCTCATACCCACTTGCATGGCCATTGCCGCGATTTTCCTCTCATTGGCCGTTCCGTATCTCGACGTGTTCTTTTCTCCCAAGAAAATTGACTCTCTTCAATGGCTGAGCAATATGGGACCGGAAGGGGCGATGACTCTGCTTTCGACCATTGCCGGTTCCATGATTACCATTGCCGGTGTCGTGTTTTCCATCACAATTGTGGCCCTGACCCTGGCTTCGGGACAATTCGGTCCACGTCTGTTAGGGAATTTTTTGCGAGATCGGGGTAATCAAGTAGTGCTGGGAACGTTTGTGGCGACATTCCTGTATTGTCTGCTCGTTTTGCGAACCATCCATATGGATCCCAATGGCTATACCCCCTATTGGGGAACGTTGGTGGGCCTTATTTTGGCCGTGTGCAGCCTAGGGGTATTGATTTATTTCATGCATCATATTGCCGTTTCCATTCAGGCCCCGAATTTGATCGCTGCGGTTTATGGGGAATTGGAAGAAGACCTGACCAGACTTTTTCCAGAACGTTTAGGAATGGAGGAGGAGAATGAAGCGAACAAAACCCGTATTCCCTCTATCATGTCAAGGATAGAAAAAGAGGGAATGGAAATTCAGGCCGAAATTGGGGGGTATCTTCAGGCAATTGAAAATGATGCACTGATGCAAATTGCTCGTGAACAGAATTTAGTGATATTTCTTCATTATCGGCCAGGGCACTTTATCACCAAGGGAGCATCATTAGCCAAGGTGCTGGCCCTCGGGCCGATGGCAGATGTCGTAACACAACATATTAACAAGCAAATGATTTGTGGATCCAACCGAACCCAGGAACAAGATATTGAGTTTTCCGTGCTTCAACTTGTCGAAGTGGCGGTGAGGGCACTTTCTCCTGGAATTAATGATCCGTTCACTTGCATTCAATGTATTGATCACCTCAGCGCGATTTTATGCCAGCTTGGGCAAAGAAAGTTTCCTTCTCCTTTCCGGTACGATCCTGAGGGAGTTCTTCGTGTGATTGCTCCGTCTGTCACGTTTGAAGGCGTCATGAATGCGGCTTTTAATCAAATCCGACAACACGGAAAAGGCAATGTGGCGGTGATCATCTGTCTGTTGGAAGGTTTGGGGCGAATAGGTGAAACCCTGGAACGAAATGAGGATCGTGTGGCAATCCTTTGTCATGTCGAAATGGTCCAAAGAGGGAGCCGGGAATCCATCCAGGAAAAAAATGATTTAGAGGCCGTGGAGGATCGGTGCCGCCAGGTCATGGCCTCGTTAAGTATGGGAGAAAGCCGGAGTTCCCTTTTGATGGATAAAATATTGCATATCCTTCCCTAA
- the ligD gene encoding DNA ligase D produces the protein MGLKEYQGKRQFGKTPEPRGTTSRNKGSSFVVHKHAASRLHYDFRLELDGVLKSWAVPKGPSLNPSLKRLAVHVEDHPVEYGSFEGTIPKEEYGGGTVMVWDRGQWVPQENPRHAYDRGRLKFQLQGNKLKGGWSLVRMGGAKAKDEKNWLLIKEKDKEALQGTQPDIIDTAPRSVATKRTLEDIAVGTEENSKKKHPSPMKSGNKTAKSRSSRTISRKKTTGQSRAFDPSKLPSAVSGSQPATFRPQLATLVKSAPTGDDWLHEIKFDGYRLVSVVKDARIHLFTRNGKDWTKKFPGIANALAQLPVRQAILDGELVVLRPDGISDFQALQTVLKGETSDPLVYYVFDLPYCEGYNLCRTPLLKRKGLLWELIKCLPEAAAFHLRYSDHIQGQGERSFEHACRKALEGIISKHAMSPYRQTRSKQWVKVKCHHRQELVIGGYTNPSGSRMFFGALLLGYYDQEGQLQYAGRVGTGFTQQRLARIHALLSKRHQASPPFFRLPNDRGLKTAHWVRPELVAEVEFLEWTREGILRHPSFLGLREDKSVRDIRKESPTPLKEIVPKPSTSSRGRKTSRRGHSHPRVEMALTHPDKILYPQQGITKGDLAEFYQHIADWVLPHVAGRPLTLVRCPQGHQKKCFYQKHGSGSLSESIRTILIEEKGSKEDNSYLVIDDVRGLIALVQMGVLEMHPWGCLEDRVDRPDRLVFDLDPGPGVKWEQLIEGAELLRRRLEEDGIVSFVKTSGGKGLHVVAPLVRRASWDELKQYTRRLATETAERQPSAFVANMSKAKRKGKIFIDYLRNGFGSTSIATYGVRALSGAPVSTPISWKELPSLSGPQAYTLKTLPDRLNALKRDPWEEFFQLRQSISRAVLNA, from the coding sequence ATGGGATTAAAGGAATATCAGGGTAAACGGCAATTTGGGAAAACCCCGGAACCTCGTGGGACGACCTCCCGGAATAAGGGGTCTTCGTTTGTTGTCCATAAGCATGCGGCAAGCCGGTTGCATTACGATTTCAGGCTTGAGCTGGACGGTGTGTTAAAAAGTTGGGCGGTTCCGAAAGGTCCCAGTTTAAATCCTTCCCTCAAGCGTCTGGCCGTTCATGTTGAGGATCACCCCGTCGAATATGGATCCTTCGAAGGAACCATCCCCAAGGAAGAGTACGGAGGAGGGACGGTGATGGTGTGGGATCGTGGCCAATGGGTGCCACAGGAAAATCCGCGACACGCGTATGACCGGGGACGATTGAAATTTCAATTGCAAGGAAACAAGCTGAAGGGAGGATGGAGTTTGGTTCGGATGGGAGGAGCCAAAGCCAAGGATGAAAAAAACTGGTTATTGATCAAAGAAAAGGATAAGGAAGCCCTCCAAGGGACACAGCCCGATATCATTGACACGGCTCCCCGGAGTGTGGCCACCAAGCGAACATTGGAGGACATTGCCGTGGGGACTGAGGAAAACAGCAAAAAAAAACATCCTTCCCCAATGAAGTCAGGCAACAAAACCGCCAAAAGTCGTTCCTCCCGCACCATCTCACGCAAGAAGACCACCGGACAATCCCGCGCCTTTGACCCATCCAAGCTTCCCTCCGCGGTGTCCGGGTCGCAACCGGCCACCTTTCGTCCTCAATTGGCAACACTGGTCAAGTCAGCTCCGACGGGAGACGATTGGCTTCATGAAATAAAATTTGATGGATACCGTCTTGTCAGTGTGGTGAAAGACGCCCGGATTCACCTGTTTACCCGGAACGGAAAGGACTGGACCAAGAAATTCCCTGGTATCGCAAACGCCTTGGCCCAATTGCCGGTGCGGCAGGCGATTCTAGATGGGGAATTGGTGGTCCTTCGTCCTGACGGAATTTCCGATTTCCAGGCTTTGCAAACTGTGCTGAAAGGGGAAACTTCCGATCCTCTTGTGTATTACGTGTTTGATCTTCCTTATTGCGAAGGGTATAACCTCTGCCGCACGCCCCTTCTCAAACGCAAGGGACTGCTATGGGAATTGATTAAGTGCCTGCCCGAGGCGGCCGCGTTTCATCTGCGATACAGCGACCACATCCAGGGTCAGGGAGAGCGGTCGTTCGAGCATGCCTGTCGAAAGGCTCTCGAGGGAATTATTTCCAAACATGCGATGAGCCCGTATCGTCAAACCCGCTCGAAGCAGTGGGTCAAGGTCAAATGCCATCACCGGCAGGAATTGGTCATCGGTGGGTATACCAATCCTTCGGGTTCCAGAATGTTTTTTGGAGCTCTGCTGCTGGGATATTATGATCAGGAAGGCCAATTACAGTATGCCGGACGGGTGGGAACGGGGTTTACGCAACAACGCCTTGCACGCATTCATGCCCTCTTGTCCAAACGTCATCAAGCGAGTCCCCCCTTTTTCCGGTTACCCAACGACCGCGGGCTCAAAACGGCGCATTGGGTACGCCCGGAATTGGTGGCGGAAGTTGAATTTTTGGAATGGACACGGGAAGGCATTCTGCGCCATCCCTCTTTTCTCGGCCTGCGCGAGGACAAATCAGTCAGAGACATCAGAAAAGAAAGTCCGACACCCTTGAAAGAGATCGTTCCCAAACCTTCCACATCCTCACGCGGTCGTAAAACTTCCAGGCGGGGTCATTCCCATCCGCGGGTGGAAATGGCCCTCACGCATCCGGATAAGATTCTTTATCCCCAACAGGGCATTACCAAAGGGGATCTCGCAGAATTCTACCAACACATCGCGGATTGGGTGTTGCCGCATGTGGCGGGACGGCCGCTCACGCTGGTGCGCTGCCCGCAAGGACATCAGAAAAAATGTTTTTACCAAAAGCATGGCTCCGGGTCTTTGTCGGAAAGCATCAGAACAATTCTCATAGAAGAAAAGGGCAGCAAAGAGGATAATTCCTATTTAGTGATCGATGATGTCCGGGGACTGATCGCGCTCGTGCAGATGGGGGTGCTGGAGATGCATCCATGGGGATGCCTGGAGGATCGAGTGGACCGGCCTGACCGGTTGGTGTTCGATCTGGATCCCGGACCCGGGGTCAAGTGGGAACAGTTGATCGAGGGGGCGGAACTCTTGCGCCGGAGACTGGAGGAGGATGGAATCGTCAGTTTTGTCAAAACGTCCGGGGGAAAGGGTTTGCACGTGGTGGCGCCCCTTGTCCGCCGGGCCAGCTGGGATGAGCTGAAACAGTATACCCGCAGGCTGGCGACAGAAACGGCAGAGCGACAGCCTTCCGCGTTTGTGGCCAATATGAGTAAGGCCAAGCGGAAGGGAAAAATTTTTATCGATTACCTCAGAAACGGATTCGGCTCAACGTCCATCGCGACCTACGGCGTTCGTGCCTTGTCCGGAGCGCCTGTTTCGACTCCGATCAGCTGGAAGGAATTACCCTCCCTATCCGGGCCGCAGGCCTATACGCTCAAGACGCTTCCGGATCGGCTGAATGCCCTCAAACGTGATCCCTGGGAAGAATTCTTTCAACTGCGTCAGTCCATTTCCCGGGCCGTGCTGAATGCGTAG
- a CDS encoding AI-2E family transporter has protein sequence MPDIQQKVPSESEHEGSSPPLSSTFEAGHLSQLFQGPINIRSIALTGLFLYASLMVMYVAKAIMLPVFVALFLNLLLAPLVRGVEKIYIPAPLAAGGILLVLISTLTFGIIQLSTPASLWLDRAPEALEQVERKIRTIKSSVLEMGKATQALEHMASLSESRKAQRIEVKTDSLGGLLIDWTTEFILGLVSTMILLYFFLASGDLFLEKLVKVLPRFSDKRRAVEIVRGIEGNISSYLVTVTSVNVGLALVTSFAMYLLGMPNPYLWGAMAGILNFIPYVGSIIGLGAVTLAATITFDHMNIVAMVSGTYLLLTAIEGNFITPHLLGRKLTLNPVIILVSVLFWGWLWGAVGALLAVPFVASLKIICDQIEPLNPIGEFLSR, from the coding sequence ATGCCTGACATCCAACAGAAGGTACCCTCGGAATCCGAACATGAGGGTTCCTCTCCACCTCTTTCATCCACATTCGAAGCTGGCCATCTATCCCAATTATTTCAGGGACCGATCAATATCCGGTCCATTGCCCTCACCGGATTGTTTCTGTATGCCTCACTCATGGTGATGTATGTGGCCAAAGCCATTATGCTCCCTGTGTTCGTGGCTTTATTTCTGAATCTCTTGTTAGCTCCTCTTGTGCGGGGAGTTGAAAAAATTTATATTCCCGCGCCCCTGGCGGCTGGGGGGATCCTTCTCGTATTAATCAGTACTCTGACGTTTGGAATTATCCAGTTGTCGACTCCTGCTTCTCTCTGGCTGGACCGTGCCCCGGAAGCCTTAGAACAGGTAGAGCGTAAAATTCGGACCATCAAAAGCTCGGTCCTGGAAATGGGGAAGGCGACCCAAGCGCTGGAGCATATGGCGAGTCTTTCGGAATCCCGGAAAGCGCAAAGAATTGAGGTGAAAACCGACAGTTTGGGAGGACTCTTGATTGATTGGACCACGGAATTTATTCTGGGGCTGGTCTCAACCATGATTTTACTGTATTTTTTCCTTGCCTCCGGCGATTTATTTCTGGAAAAACTCGTAAAAGTTCTTCCACGATTTTCAGATAAACGACGAGCGGTGGAAATTGTCCGTGGAATAGAAGGAAATATCTCCAGTTACCTTGTCACGGTGACGAGTGTGAATGTCGGTCTTGCGCTGGTGACCAGTTTTGCCATGTATCTGCTCGGCATGCCTAATCCGTATTTATGGGGAGCGATGGCGGGTATTCTGAATTTCATCCCTTATGTGGGTAGTATTATTGGTTTAGGCGCGGTGACATTGGCAGCGACCATCACCTTTGATCATATGAACATTGTGGCTATGGTGTCCGGGACCTATCTATTGCTGACGGCTATTGAAGGAAATTTTATCACACCCCATTTATTGGGACGAAAATTGACATTAAACCCTGTGATAATTTTGGTGAGTGTCTTGTTCTGGGGCTGGTTGTGGGGAGCCGTCGGGGCGCTACTCGCTGTCCCCTTTGTCGCATCCCTTAAAATTATTTGCGATCAAATCGAGCCGCTCAATCCCATTGGAGAATTTTTAAGTCGTTAA
- a CDS encoding PRC-barrel domain-containing protein, which translates to MLKPLLEMRGYGLRAIDKDLGSVDDFYFDDRLWEIRYLVADTGNWLPGRNVLISPEALEPSNWEDKVFPLTLTSTEIEDSPGIETDLPFSLQKEKELRLFFKWREYWDDDIFIQPSGFTPMSVPGGEAIEPVLKDGRNLSGKLNGNPHLRSANEVQGYYIGAMDGEIGHVDDFIVDDTSWQIRYLIVDTHNWLPGKKVLMAHEWVSSIDWNKQTVAVDMTRDTIEKSPEYDPNQPINREYEVRMYEFYGKPHDWE; encoded by the coding sequence ATGTTGAAACCGTTATTAGAAATGCGAGGCTATGGATTGCGAGCCATCGATAAAGACCTGGGAAGCGTCGATGATTTTTATTTTGACGACCGCTTGTGGGAAATACGGTATCTCGTGGCGGATACAGGAAATTGGCTTCCCGGAAGAAATGTGCTCATCAGCCCTGAGGCTCTTGAACCGTCTAATTGGGAGGATAAGGTCTTTCCCCTGACGCTGACTTCAACGGAAATTGAAGATAGTCCGGGTATAGAAACCGACCTGCCATTTTCCCTTCAAAAAGAAAAGGAATTACGCCTGTTTTTTAAATGGAGAGAATATTGGGACGATGATATTTTCATCCAACCTTCCGGTTTCACACCGATGAGTGTTCCCGGCGGGGAAGCCATCGAACCTGTGCTCAAAGATGGAAGGAACTTATCCGGCAAATTGAATGGAAACCCCCATTTGCGATCTGCGAATGAGGTTCAGGGGTATTACATCGGGGCCATGGACGGAGAGATCGGCCATGTGGACGATTTCATCGTGGACGATACCTCATGGCAAATCCGATATTTAATTGTGGATACCCATAACTGGCTGCCGGGGAAAAAGGTTCTCATGGCACACGAATGGGTCAGTTCTATCGATTGGAATAAACAAACTGTTGCGGTAGATATGACTCGAGACACCATTGAAAAAAGCCCTGAGTATGACCCCAACCAGCCCATCAATAGAGAATATGAAGTTAGAATGTATGAATTTTATGGTAAACCCCACGACTGGGAATGA
- a CDS encoding cyclase family protein: MPLYPGMVQRPEDPPFQMERVRDRKNGEKFHISKISMSSHAGTHIGAPVTCGNSFHDNEQTEFSATIGLAKVIEIQDKNSIKAEELKKHRIYSHDRILLKIRNSASDWDSGHPHENTIFLDRTAAAWLAERRVSTVGIDALFIGGKHESEIARLLIQAGIVIIEGLEFSRVKPGEYMLICLPLKIPKGDGAPARAILQPVR; this comes from the coding sequence ATGCCTCTGTATCCGGGAATGGTTCAAAGACCCGAAGACCCACCTTTTCAGATGGAACGGGTGAGGGACAGGAAAAATGGGGAAAAATTTCATATCTCCAAAATCTCAATGAGTTCTCATGCCGGAACGCACATTGGTGCTCCGGTGACATGTGGAAATTCTTTTCACGATAATGAACAAACAGAGTTCTCAGCAACAATCGGTCTGGCCAAAGTGATTGAGATTCAAGATAAGAATTCTATAAAAGCGGAAGAACTCAAAAAACACCGGATCTATTCGCATGATCGGATTCTCCTGAAAATACGAAATTCGGCATCTGACTGGGACTCTGGACATCCCCATGAAAATACGATTTTTCTTGACCGAACTGCCGCGGCATGGCTTGCCGAACGGCGGGTGAGCACCGTCGGAATTGATGCGCTGTTCATTGGAGGGAAACACGAAAGTGAGATTGCACGCCTGCTTATTCAAGCCGGGATTGTCATCATTGAGGGACTCGAATTTTCCCGAGTGAAACCGGGCGAGTATATGCTCATCTGTTTACCCTTAAAAATTCCAAAGGGAGATGGTGCTCCAGCCAGGGCCATTCTCCAACCGGTTCGGTGA
- a CDS encoding DUF1328 domain-containing protein, whose product MLSWAITFLVIALIAGVVGLTGVAGTATNIAWVLFVVFLIIFALSFITGKRPPA is encoded by the coding sequence ATGTTAAGTTGGGCCATTACATTTCTAGTCATTGCTCTGATTGCAGGAGTGGTCGGCTTAACCGGCGTAGCCGGTACAGCGACCAACATTGCCTGGGTGTTATTTGTCGTATTTTTGATAATTTTTGCCTTGAGTTTTATTACGGGAAAAAGACCTCCGGCCTAG
- the ku gene encoding non-homologous end joining protein Ku translates to MARPIWKGHITFGLVTIPVVVHSAEKQFDLHFRLLDSRNHARVRYERVNEETGEEVPWQDIVKGFEYEEGRYVLLNDADFEKVAIEVNKSVEIENFVNGKDIGYEYFDKPYYLVPDKKGEKVYVLLREVLRRSGKVGIAKVVIRTRQYLAALIPQGHVLVLELLRFHQEIRNVKELDVPEAGVKSYKISEKELTLAQQLVESMSTKWEPQRYQDDYRDALLKWIEKKSKSAQSRTSIPPVAKEEKTGSGKVVDIMSLLKKSVQKAQPSGRAKKRKSSSPRKSRKAS, encoded by the coding sequence ATGGCAAGGCCAATTTGGAAAGGGCACATTACCTTTGGCCTTGTCACCATTCCTGTTGTCGTTCATTCAGCGGAAAAACAATTTGACTTGCATTTCCGATTGTTGGATAGCCGGAATCATGCCAGGGTCCGGTATGAACGCGTGAACGAGGAGACGGGTGAAGAGGTTCCATGGCAGGACATTGTGAAAGGGTTTGAATATGAAGAGGGTCGGTATGTTCTTTTAAATGATGCCGATTTCGAAAAAGTTGCCATTGAAGTGAATAAATCAGTTGAAATCGAAAATTTTGTTAACGGAAAGGATATCGGTTACGAATATTTTGATAAGCCCTATTATCTTGTTCCCGATAAAAAGGGTGAAAAAGTCTATGTGCTGTTACGGGAAGTGCTTCGGCGGAGTGGCAAAGTCGGGATTGCCAAAGTCGTTATCCGAACACGCCAGTATTTAGCCGCCCTTATTCCTCAAGGACATGTTCTGGTGCTGGAGCTTCTGCGATTTCATCAGGAAATCCGTAATGTGAAAGAATTGGATGTGCCTGAAGCGGGCGTGAAATCCTACAAAATTTCGGAAAAGGAATTGACGTTGGCCCAACAGTTGGTGGAATCCATGAGCACTAAGTGGGAACCCCAGCGCTACCAGGATGATTACCGTGATGCCTTGTTGAAATGGATCGAAAAGAAATCGAAAAGTGCCCAGTCACGAACATCCATACCCCCTGTCGCAAAAGAAGAGAAAACAGGTTCAGGAAAAGTCGTTGATATCATGTCCTTATTAAAGAAAAGCGTTCAGAAGGCCCAACCCTCCGGTCGAGCCAAAAAACGCAAATCCTCCTCCCCTCGAAAATCCCGTAAGGCCAGTTAA